Genomic DNA from uncultured Acetobacterium sp.:
ATAGCGGCATTCGTTAGCATGACCACATCATGCTTTTTCAGTTCATTGAGCAACATTGGTTTTCCGTATGGGTCTAAATCTGCACCAATCTCGGTTTTCATCTCAATGATCGTGACATCTCGACCCTGTTCGGCTAGAAAATCGGCGGTTTCAGCACCAATTAGTCCACCCCCGGCAACGAGTACCCGTTGACCAGTTACTACTTTTCCAAGCAGTACATCACAAGGATTTAGATAATCCACCTGATCAAGACCTTTTATCGGTGGCACCATATTCTTGCTACCGGTTGCGATTATAACTGCATCCGGGTTAATCGCTTTAATTTTTTCAGTTGTCAATTCGGTATTTAGAGTGATATTGACACCATATTTTTCGCACTGTCTGATATAATAACCAATCATTTTTGTAAGACCACTTTTGGATGGCGGATAAGAAGCTGGAAGAAATGCACCACCAAGGTAACTTTCTCGCTCCATCAAATCAACTTTATGCCCACGTGCTGCTAAAATCCAGGCTGCCTCCAATCCTCCGGGACCGCCGCCTGCGACAAGTACATGCTTTGATTTTTTGGCTTTATGTGCAATGTACTCTTCTTCGGTACTATTATTCGGATTTACAACACAACTGATTGGATCATCAGAGAACAAGTGCATGATACAACCTTGTCCGCAACTGATACAGGGAATAATATCATCCTGCCTTTGATTAAGTACTTTATTGGGAAAATGAGGGTCTGCAATTGATTGTCGTCCGAAAGCCACCATATCAGCACTGCCGTCACGAATAATCGTTTCTGCCATCTCAGGATCCGTAAATCGACCAACTGTAATCACAGGAATAGTTACCGCTTTTTTGATTACCTCCGCTGCCGCGGTTTCATAGCCAGGGGCCAGATAGGTAGAGCCGATGCAGTATGAAAGACTTCCATAGGTAGAAATACTTACATGTATTGCATTTGCTCCAGATTCTTCGCACATTTGACAAATAGCCTTTGTTTCCTGAATCTCACGGCCACCGGTAATCATTTCAGAACCGCTGATTCGAACAATGACGGGAAAATCAGCACCTGTTTTTTGTCTGATATCGCTCAAAATTAGTTTTAAGAAACGCATTCTGTTGCAAAGCGACCCACCAAATTCATCAGTTCTCTTGTTTGCATGTCCAGACAGAAACTGTGCGACTAAATAGCCGTGTGAAGCATGAAGCTCTATGGCATCAAATCCGGATTTTTTTCCTCGCAGGGCAGCGTCACCAAAAGTTTCAACCATTTTATAAACTTCTTCGGTTGTCATTTCATGAGGCATACTCTGACAAGCTGGACATGGTACTTGTGATGGTGCCAGAATTTTTCTCCCATCAGTATACTTTGGATTGGTCTCTCTGCCACAGTGTCTTAGCTGAACAGCAATTTTTGCGTCTGTTGCATGAACAGAACTTGTCAGTCTTTGGTAACTTGGAATAAGGGAGTCATCCCATAGTCCACATTCATTGATCAATGAACGTCCTTCAATGCTAACTGCAGAACATTCCATGATAATTAAACCAAATCCTCCTTTTGCTCTTTCCGTGTAGTAAGAAATCAGTGCTTCACCGGCTTCACCATTATGTTCGGCCAGATTCGTTCCCATTGCGGGGACTACCAGTCTGTTACTCACTTCCATTGACCCAATTTTTATGGGTGAAAATAACGTTTTCATACTCATTAAAGTTAGCCCTTCTCCTTTAAATTTTTATTTTGATAGTTCATATGCTAAACTTTGTTAAAAATTTATTCAATTTACAAACATGGTATAAAGTCTATTTACGGATAAGGGGATTATGTTCGTCTGTATACAGGCATTATCGTAACGTTATCTATATATGGACATTTAAGGTTAAACGTCCATATATTCTTTTTATATTACAAAAAAAACGTTCATATGTTATAATATGTCGTATTATTTAGGATTAAGGTGAAGTGAAAAATATGGCAATTGATATCCATAATCTACTGGCTGAAGCACTTTTAGAGCTGTGTGAGGCAAAACCACTTAATACAATTACGATCAAAGATTTACTTAAAAAGACAGGAATCAGCCGACAGACTTTCTATAATCGTTTTCGAGATAAAAACGATTTAATCCAATGGACCTATGAGCATAAAGTTTTAAACATTTTTTTAAGTAATGATCCGGAAAGTACCTACTATAAAAATACGCTGAGCTATTATAAAAACATTGAAGCGCATCGTAATTTTTTGAAACAGGCCTGTGCAATCCGAGACCAAAACTGCCTGATCGATTTTATTGTCCAGTTTGCCATTGATTATGATTTAAAATGGCATCAACTCCACTATGGCGAAAAACCGCTTTCACCAGAGTTTGTTTTTGCATCAAGATATCATTCGGTTGCTTCGATCAATGCGGCAATCGAATGGATTTCCAGTGATAACCCGGAACCGGCCGAAGTAATGGCCAGCCGTATTACTAATTTAAGAAAAATTAGTTTGAGTAATACCTTGTTTGGAGTCAATAACGAAATCTATAGTTGTAATTAATCGTTGAATAATCCCATGGTTTCAAAATGTGCCAAAAAAGTGCAAATAAAAAACAGCTCCAGAATAAACCATAGCGTTTTATTCTGGAGCTGTTATTATTTGGTGGGTGAATTTTCTTTTGGAAATTTAAAATGTTAGAACATTTCTTTGCTCAATTGGTCAATAACTTCGTTGGTAGCTTCATAAACCCCAGGAAATGAGCTGGCGTTGGTTCCTTGACTAAGATTTGGAATAAAATAGAGCTTGCCACATTCATCACATGACTTTTTCACAACGGCTTGGATTTTTTCTCGGCTCCAATCAGGTGTGTCCACAAGCCCACTATCAATAGCACCCATAAAAGTGAGTTTTCCACCATATTCTTTAATCAGTTTGGGGATATCATTAGTTGTCATAACCCCCTGCCAGATATCCATTCCCATTTCAATCATTTCTGGCACAAGATTGGCGCCATAGCTGTCACTGTGATGAACAATCAGTTCAACTCCATTAGCCTTCCAGTAGCCATAGACTTTTTTGTAGGCAGGAAGAAAAAATTCATCGAACATCTCCGGAGAAATAAACGAAGAGATCTGACTGCCCCAATCATCATGATGATACAAAGCATCAGGATGGATGCGATCAATGAATTCTTTGGCATAAGCCAATTCATACTCAACGATATAGTCAAGCAGTTCTTTCATGGCTTCTGGTTCCTCATACAAAGCCATTAGAGAATCTTGCATACTCATCAGATGATGGGTCATCTCAAAAATGCCCGGGAAAATAAAAGCGGTTACATATTTTTCATTGCGATCCACAGCATTGGCATGAGCAATGGCAGGAGCCCATTCTTCATCGGAATAGAACACTGAGGGAGCCTTGATCACTTCTTTCCACTTGGTAATGTCTTTTAAAACCTTGTGTTCATCATCATGTAATGGGAAAGAGCCAATTTGACCTTCAGGCCACTCAAAGGTAATTCCCCATTTATTTTTAAACTGAGTTCCCGGACCAGGGGCAAGCGGTAAATCCATTGGGGCATCGAGAATAAATTCGAGAAATTCAAACTGGTTCACAAAACGATCCGGTTTGCCGCCTTTTAAAACTTCTTGTAAATTCTGTTTAATAGTTAACATTTTTTGATCTCCTCGTATAAATTAAATTTTTTAAGCAGTGACTAATTCCTTAGCTTTGACAGTAGCACTGCCAGCATCTGGCGCATAGCCGTCGGCACCAACTTCTTCAGCATATTCTGGTGTTACAGGAGCGCCACCAACGATGACTTTCAGATCCGGGTAAGCACCTTTAATGGTTTGTACGGCTTCTTTTAAAGCTGGCATGGTGGTAGTTAATAGTCCGGAACAGGCAACCAGAACCACATTCTTATTGTTTTCAACCGCATTGACAAAGTGATCAGCGGGAACGTCAACCCCAAGGTCAACCATGTCAAATCCGGCACTTTCGATCATCATAGAAACCAGGTTTTTTCCAATATCGTGTAAATCTCCAGCAACAGTTCCGATAATACAAGTACCCAATGAGGTGGAACCGTCTCCTGCCATCAATGGTTTTAGTACTTCTACCCCTTTTGCCATGGCCTTGGCGGCGATTAGCATTTCCGGCACAAAAATTTCGCCAGCTGAAAACTTATCGCCAACAACACTCATGGAATCAACCATGGCCTGAAGGATATTGGCGGGTTGATCACCAGCATCCAATGCTTCCTGAACCAGTCCGGGTACCAGCTTTGATTTCCCAGCTTCCACTTTTACTTTTACTTCTTCAATTTTTGACATTTTTTTTCCTCCTGCAGTTTGATTCAAAATTTTTTCTTAG
This window encodes:
- a CDS encoding TetR/AcrR family transcriptional regulator C-terminal domain-containing protein, which gives rise to MAIDIHNLLAEALLELCEAKPLNTITIKDLLKKTGISRQTFYNRFRDKNDLIQWTYEHKVLNIFLSNDPESTYYKNTLSYYKNIEAHRNFLKQACAIRDQNCLIDFIVQFAIDYDLKWHQLHYGEKPLSPEFVFASRYHSVASINAAIEWISSDNPEPAEVMASRITNLRKISLSNTLFGVNNEIYSCN
- a CDS encoding uroporphyrinogen decarboxylase family protein, which translates into the protein MLTIKQNLQEVLKGGKPDRFVNQFEFLEFILDAPMDLPLAPGPGTQFKNKWGITFEWPEGQIGSFPLHDDEHKVLKDITKWKEVIKAPSVFYSDEEWAPAIAHANAVDRNEKYVTAFIFPGIFEMTHHLMSMQDSLMALYEEPEAMKELLDYIVEYELAYAKEFIDRIHPDALYHHDDWGSQISSFISPEMFDEFFLPAYKKVYGYWKANGVELIVHHSDSYGANLVPEMIEMGMDIWQGVMTTNDIPKLIKEYGGKLTFMGAIDSGLVDTPDWSREKIQAVVKKSCDECGKLYFIPNLSQGTNASSFPGVYEATNEVIDQLSKEMF
- a CDS encoding FAD-dependent oxidoreductase produces the protein MSMKTLFSPIKIGSMEVSNRLVVPAMGTNLAEHNGEAGEALISYYTERAKGGFGLIIMECSAVSIEGRSLINECGLWDDSLIPSYQRLTSSVHATDAKIAVQLRHCGRETNPKYTDGRKILAPSQVPCPACQSMPHEMTTEEVYKMVETFGDAALRGKKSGFDAIELHASHGYLVAQFLSGHANKRTDEFGGSLCNRMRFLKLILSDIRQKTGADFPVIVRISGSEMITGGREIQETKAICQMCEESGANAIHVSISTYGSLSYCIGSTYLAPGYETAAAEVIKKAVTIPVITVGRFTDPEMAETIIRDGSADMVAFGRQSIADPHFPNKVLNQRQDDIIPCISCGQGCIMHLFSDDPISCVVNPNNSTEEEYIAHKAKKSKHVLVAGGGPGGLEAAWILAARGHKVDLMERESYLGGAFLPASYPPSKSGLTKMIGYYIRQCEKYGVNITLNTELTTEKIKAINPDAVIIATGSKNMVPPIKGLDQVDYLNPCDVLLGKVVTGQRVLVAGGGLIGAETADFLAEQGRDVTIIEMKTEIGADLDPYGKPMLLNELKKHDVVMLTNAAIQEFLTDGVTYKEVSKANAEVKPLNGFNSIVLALGTKNNNPFGDSLKDLATEVYVIGDAKKAGKVYEATHEAVDVAMIL
- a CDS encoding corrinoid protein; translated protein: MSKIEEVKVKVEAGKSKLVPGLVQEALDAGDQPANILQAMVDSMSVVGDKFSAGEIFVPEMLIAAKAMAKGVEVLKPLMAGDGSTSLGTCIIGTVAGDLHDIGKNLVSMMIESAGFDMVDLGVDVPADHFVNAVENNKNVVLVACSGLLTTTMPALKEAVQTIKGAYPDLKVIVGGAPVTPEYAEEVGADGYAPDAGSATVKAKELVTA